One genomic region from Vitis riparia cultivar Riparia Gloire de Montpellier isolate 1030 chromosome 17, EGFV_Vit.rip_1.0, whole genome shotgun sequence encodes:
- the LOC117905059 gene encoding uncharacterized protein LOC117905059 yields MVMDHGRRKCITGETAVKLESTAVAPGQNESLEATWKAILEEHGIPATRHLRKNETWDVPPCVDNGSSSLGPREREREMRKSNTRVEARSSFRETPIRYLRKDESLSHDELNKKIEEFIQKCRNEMRLERVESDQRFMDILNGGV; encoded by the coding sequence ATGGTGATGGACCACGGTCGTCGGAAGTGCATAACCGGAGAGACAGCGGTGAAATTGGAGAGCACAGCAGTTGCTCCAGGGCAAAATGAAAGCCTAGAGGCGACATGGAAAGCGATCCTGGAGGAACATGGGATTCCAGCCACACGGCACCTCAGGAAGAACGAGACATGGGATGTGCCACCTTGTGTTGATAATGGAAGCAGCAGCTTGGGCCCCAGGGAAAGGGAGAGGGAGATGAGGAAGTCCAACACTCGTGTGGAAGCAAGGTCATCATTCAGGGAGACTCCAATTCGATACCTGAGGAAGGATGAATCGCTAAGCCATGATGAgttgaacaaaaaaattgaagaattcaTTCAAAAGTGTAGGAATGAGATGCGACTGGAGAGAGTTGAATCAGATCAACGCTTTATGGATATTCTCAATGGAGGAGTGTGA